The following proteins are encoded in a genomic region of Rhizobium sp. ZPR4:
- a CDS encoding sugar-binding transcriptional regulator produces MTDADASLAVRAAWLHYAGGLTQSEVAKRLGVPSVKAHRLIARAVAEGVVKVTIDGDIVECVELETQIAARFGLQYCEVAPDLGEEGFEFRALGQAGAGFLRREIESGNNKVIGLGHGRTLSSAVHHMARVSAKDLRFVSLLGGLTRNYAANPYDVMHRIAEKTGMQSHVMPVPFFANTREDRDVLLAQRGVKEVFDLANGADLKLVGLGTVDTDAQLVLSGMVEPKEIKEITAAGGVGEILGHFFDADGNILETTLTSRTLSASLPRTKGERLVALSGGLPKVEAIRAVLKSRCLYGLITDEKTARTLLKDQV; encoded by the coding sequence ATGACGGATGCAGATGCCTCGCTTGCCGTGCGGGCGGCCTGGTTGCACTATGCCGGCGGACTGACCCAGTCTGAGGTGGCAAAGCGTCTCGGCGTTCCCTCGGTGAAGGCGCACCGACTGATCGCGCGTGCCGTCGCCGAAGGCGTCGTCAAGGTGACGATCGATGGCGATATCGTCGAATGCGTCGAGCTTGAGACGCAGATCGCGGCACGCTTCGGCCTGCAATATTGCGAGGTCGCGCCCGATCTCGGTGAAGAAGGCTTCGAGTTTCGAGCACTCGGACAGGCAGGCGCCGGTTTCTTGCGCCGGGAGATCGAGAGTGGCAACAACAAGGTCATCGGCCTCGGCCATGGCCGAACATTGTCTTCGGCCGTCCATCACATGGCACGCGTCAGCGCCAAGGATTTGCGTTTCGTCTCGCTGCTCGGCGGCTTGACGCGAAACTATGCGGCCAACCCCTATGACGTGATGCATCGCATCGCCGAAAAGACCGGGATGCAATCGCATGTCATGCCGGTGCCCTTCTTCGCCAATACGAGGGAAGACCGCGACGTGCTGCTTGCCCAGCGTGGCGTGAAGGAAGTCTTCGATCTTGCAAACGGCGCCGATCTCAAGCTCGTCGGTCTCGGCACCGTCGATACGGATGCGCAGCTTGTCTTGTCGGGCATGGTCGAGCCGAAGGAGATCAAGGAGATTACCGCGGCCGGCGGCGTTGGCGAAATTCTCGGCCATTTCTTTGATGCCGACGGCAATATCCTTGAGACCACGCTGACCTCTCGCACATTGTCTGCCTCCTTGCCGCGCACGAAGGGCGAGCGGCTGGTGGCGCTTTCCGGCGGATTGCCGAAGGTCGAGGCCATCCGCGCCGTCCTCAAAAGCCGCTGTCTTTATGGTCTGATCACGGACGAGAAAACGGCGCGGACATTGCTGAAGGATCAGGTGTGA
- a CDS encoding DUF2291 domain-containing protein — protein sequence MNTQAQYATAKLKIVASIAAAVIVIGAIAADTKVIKIGSAHDVREQGFQPEAYGAEEFPKVQTDVEKRAVDAVTLATAVLADKKAAGAKYGVATTTGPVLPVSLTGTFGERKANLNEFKVDGMPDGITVRVQTGPAINGTDLRDATGKIEFGQFTNQIEYQDAGSAINNEMKKATLGGLDPEKLTGKTATVVGVFKLINPKNWLITPVKVDVK from the coding sequence ATGAATACGCAAGCTCAATACGCAACTGCCAAGCTGAAGATCGTCGCCAGCATCGCCGCAGCGGTGATCGTCATCGGCGCCATCGCCGCCGATACCAAGGTGATCAAGATCGGCTCCGCGCACGACGTGCGCGAGCAGGGCTTCCAGCCGGAAGCCTATGGCGCAGAGGAATTCCCGAAGGTGCAGACGGATGTCGAAAAGCGCGCCGTCGATGCGGTGACGCTCGCCACCGCCGTTCTCGCCGACAAGAAGGCGGCCGGCGCGAAATATGGCGTTGCGACTACAACAGGCCCCGTTCTTCCCGTCTCCTTGACTGGCACGTTCGGCGAACGCAAGGCCAACCTCAACGAATTCAAGGTCGACGGCATGCCTGACGGCATCACCGTTCGAGTTCAGACGGGTCCCGCAATCAACGGTACCGATCTTCGCGACGCCACAGGCAAGATCGAATTCGGCCAGTTCACCAACCAGATCGAATATCAGGACGCGGGTTCTGCCATCAACAACGAGATGAAGAAGGCGACCCTTGGCGGCCTGGACCCGGAGAAGCTGACGGGCAAGACGGCGACGGTCGTTGGCGTTTTCAAGCTCATCAATCCGAAGAACTGGCTCATCACCCCGGTAAAGGTCGATGTGAAATGA
- a CDS encoding sugar ABC transporter ATP-binding protein: MSQVQHNGVTTGEVVLAARNVAKSYGNVHALKGVNFDIRRGEVTTLFGENGAGKSTLMKILSGVIQPTSGEIILDGAPISFASSTHARACGISIIHQELSLAPNLSVRDNIFMGREIMKGGVVDFAEEERQTRALMEELEENIDPLTPVEDLRLGQQQIVEIARALSVNSRILIMDEPTSALSASEVEVLFKVIRDLTSRGVSIVYISHHLEEALQITHHAVVLRDGNMTAYAERKDIDLEWIVRNMVGDNFDLGSPPTGHQVGDVALMIDNLTVPGPSGAAYNAVDRMSLAVRAGEIVCIYGLMGAGRTELLECVAGRLRSSGGRVLLGNTDVGGLSIAGRIAQGLVLVPEDRQRDGLVQTMTVGSNLSLASIGAFTKGLFTSSGRERTLVTDSIRKVHIKTDGGDAAIGSLSGGNQQKVVIGKMLATDPRVILLDEPSRGIDIGAKAEVFKLLAERAKEGLAVIYSTSEVAECLSIAHRIIVMHRGKISAEFGPDVTKEKIMAASGEAVVAH; encoded by the coding sequence ATGAGCCAGGTCCAGCACAATGGCGTGACCACGGGCGAAGTCGTTCTCGCCGCCCGCAACGTCGCCAAATCCTATGGCAACGTCCATGCGCTGAAGGGTGTCAATTTCGATATTCGCCGCGGCGAAGTCACCACGCTCTTCGGTGAAAACGGCGCCGGCAAATCGACGCTGATGAAGATCCTGTCCGGCGTCATCCAGCCGACATCGGGCGAAATCATTCTCGATGGCGCGCCCATTTCTTTCGCCTCCTCCACACATGCACGCGCCTGCGGCATTTCCATCATCCATCAGGAACTGAGCCTGGCGCCGAACCTCAGCGTCCGCGACAACATTTTCATGGGTCGCGAGATCATGAAGGGCGGCGTGGTCGATTTTGCCGAGGAAGAGCGCCAGACCCGTGCGCTGATGGAAGAGCTGGAAGAAAATATCGATCCGCTTACACCGGTCGAAGATCTTCGCCTCGGCCAGCAGCAGATCGTCGAGATCGCCCGGGCGCTTTCCGTCAATTCCCGCATCCTGATCATGGATGAGCCGACCTCGGCGCTCAGCGCCAGCGAAGTCGAAGTTCTCTTCAAGGTCATTCGCGACCTGACGAGCCGTGGCGTGTCGATCGTCTATATCTCGCATCACCTGGAAGAGGCGCTGCAGATCACCCATCATGCCGTCGTTCTCCGCGACGGCAACATGACCGCCTATGCCGAACGCAAGGACATCGATCTCGAATGGATCGTGCGCAACATGGTCGGCGATAATTTCGACCTCGGCAGCCCGCCGACCGGCCATCAAGTAGGCGACGTGGCGCTGATGATCGACAATCTCACGGTTCCCGGTCCGTCAGGTGCTGCCTATAATGCCGTCGACCGCATGTCGCTTGCGGTTCGCGCCGGCGAAATCGTCTGCATCTACGGCCTGATGGGTGCTGGGCGCACCGAGCTGCTCGAATGCGTGGCGGGTCGGCTGCGATCGAGTGGCGGTCGCGTGTTGCTCGGCAACACCGATGTCGGCGGTCTTTCCATTGCCGGCCGCATCGCGCAAGGACTGGTACTGGTGCCGGAAGACCGGCAGCGCGACGGCCTCGTTCAGACCATGACCGTCGGCTCGAACCTGTCGCTTGCCAGCATCGGCGCCTTTACCAAGGGTCTTTTCACCTCGAGCGGTCGCGAGCGGACGCTGGTGACCGACTCCATCCGCAAGGTTCATATCAAGACCGATGGCGGCGACGCGGCAATCGGCTCGCTGTCGGGTGGTAATCAACAGAAGGTCGTCATCGGCAAGATGCTGGCAACCGATCCTCGCGTGATCCTGCTCGACGAGCCGAGCCGCGGCATCGATATCGGCGCGAAGGCGGAAGTCTTCAAGCTGCTCGCCGAGCGCGCCAAGGAGGGTCTGGCGGTGATCTATTCGACGTCGGAAGTCGCCGAATGCCTCAGCATAGCCCATCGCATCATCGTCATGCACCGCGGCAAGATCTCTGCCGAATTCGGTCCGGACGTCACCAAAGAGAAGATCATGGCCGCCTCGGGCGAAGCAGTGGTCGCGCACTAG
- a CDS encoding glycerol-3-phosphate dehydrogenase → MMEPEIFDLFVIGGGINGAGIARDAAGRGLSVMMCEKGDLAEGTSSRSGKLVHGGLRYLEYYEFRLVREALIEREVLLNSASHIIWPMRFVLPHSPTDRPAWLVRLGLFLYDHLGGRKKLPGTRSLDLKRDPEGAPILDQYSKGFEYSDCWVDDARLVVLNALDASAKGAQILTRTACVSARRDQGNWVVQMRDERSGDVRTVRARVLVNAAGPWVNDIIGRVVGSNSQRSVRLVKGSHIIVPKFWAGQQAYLVQNHDKRVIFINPYEGDKALIGTTDIPYEGKPEEVRADEKEIDYLITAVNRYFKEKLRRSDVLESFSGVRPLFDDGKGNPSAVTRDYVFDLDETGGAPLLSVFGGKITTFRKLSEHAMQRLTKFFPKMGGDWTRGAVLPGGEIPNADYVAFSDTLRAAYPWMPRALVNHYGHLYGARTRQIVGNATSLAELGRHFGGNLYEAEVRYLVACEWAQAAEDVLMRRTKEGLRMTAEEKAAFAAWFDAELALAA, encoded by the coding sequence ATGATGGAACCGGAAATCTTTGATCTTTTCGTGATCGGCGGAGGCATCAATGGTGCCGGCATTGCTCGTGATGCGGCCGGGCGTGGCCTTTCCGTGATGATGTGCGAGAAGGGCGACCTGGCGGAAGGAACGTCCTCGCGCTCCGGCAAACTGGTGCATGGTGGCCTGCGCTATCTTGAATATTACGAATTCCGCCTGGTGCGCGAAGCCCTGATCGAGCGCGAGGTGTTGCTCAATTCGGCAAGCCACATCATCTGGCCAATGCGTTTCGTGCTGCCGCACAGCCCGACCGATCGTCCTGCGTGGTTGGTGCGGCTCGGCCTCTTCCTCTACGATCATCTCGGCGGCCGCAAGAAGCTGCCGGGCACGCGTTCGCTGGATCTCAAGCGTGATCCGGAAGGCGCCCCCATTCTTGACCAGTATTCGAAGGGTTTCGAATATTCCGACTGTTGGGTTGATGACGCCCGGCTTGTCGTTCTCAATGCACTCGATGCTTCGGCGAAAGGTGCGCAGATCCTGACCCGCACGGCTTGCGTCAGCGCGCGACGCGATCAGGGGAACTGGGTCGTTCAGATGCGCGACGAACGTTCCGGCGATGTGCGGACCGTTCGTGCCCGCGTGCTGGTGAATGCTGCCGGCCCCTGGGTCAACGACATTATCGGCCGTGTCGTTGGCTCGAACAGCCAGCGCAGCGTCCGGCTCGTCAAGGGCAGCCACATCATCGTTCCGAAATTCTGGGCCGGTCAGCAGGCCTATCTCGTCCAGAATCACGACAAGCGCGTGATCTTCATCAACCCTTATGAAGGCGATAAGGCGCTGATCGGTACGACCGATATTCCTTATGAAGGCAAGCCGGAAGAGGTGAGGGCCGACGAGAAGGAGATCGACTACCTGATCACCGCCGTAAACCGCTATTTCAAGGAGAAGCTGCGCCGCTCCGACGTGCTTGAAAGCTTCTCCGGCGTCCGGCCGCTGTTCGACGACGGCAAGGGCAATCCTTCGGCCGTCACGCGCGACTACGTCTTCGATCTCGACGAGACCGGCGGCGCACCGCTCTTGAGTGTCTTCGGCGGCAAAATCACGACATTCCGCAAGCTCTCTGAACACGCCATGCAGCGGCTCACCAAATTCTTCCCGAAGATGGGCGGCGACTGGACGCGGGGTGCGGTTCTGCCGGGCGGCGAGATCCCGAATGCCGATTATGTCGCCTTTTCCGACACGCTGCGTGCCGCCTATCCCTGGATGCCGCGTGCGCTCGTCAATCATTACGGCCATCTCTATGGCGCCCGCACCAGGCAGATCGTTGGCAATGCGACGTCGCTGGCCGAGCTCGGCCGGCATTTCGGCGGCAATCTCTATGAGGCTGAGGTTCGTTATCTCGTAGCTTGCGAATGGGCGCAGGCGGCCGAAGACGTGCTGATGCGCCGCACCAAGGAAGGTTTGCGCATGACGGCTGAAGAGAAGGCAGCTTTTGCTGCCTGGTTTGACGCCGAGCTGGCGCTCGCCGCCTGA
- a CDS encoding FGGY-family carbohydrate kinase — translation MSKSDGIIIGIDAGTSVLKAVAFELSGRQIASASARNRYETGEDGSVTQSLGQTWSDCVSALRGLGEKVDNLAARTAAIAVTGQGDGTWLVGSGNTPVDDAWLWLDARAAATVTRLGASAGNRARFEATGTGLNTCQQGAQLAHMDRFMPELLDRAETALHCKDWLYLNLTGIRATDPSEASFTFGNFRNRQYDPVVIDALGLARRRSLLPEIIDGTEISHPLTDAAAKAAGLLAGTPVCLGYVDMVMTALGAGVRTGGENAACSTIGSTGVHMRAKAVPDVQLNEEGTGYVIALPIPGIVTQVQTNMGATINIDWILKIAADLMSAGGNQVSYSDLIPRIDSWFADTRATNLLYHPYISEAGERGPFVNAHARAGFTGLSTRHGFADMLRAVVEGLGMATRDCYAAMGDMPSELRITGGAARSRALRGSLSAAVKAPVRISDREEAGAAGVAMMAAVSIGAYQDMDSCIADWVTPLLGDAEAPDPANVERYDRLFDAYKNVRQAIAPAWDKLAQH, via the coding sequence ATGTCTAAGAGCGACGGGATCATCATCGGGATCGATGCGGGTACTTCTGTTTTGAAGGCGGTTGCTTTCGAATTGTCCGGAAGGCAGATCGCTTCCGCTTCGGCGCGCAATCGCTACGAGACGGGGGAAGACGGCTCGGTCACGCAGTCGCTCGGCCAGACGTGGTCGGACTGCGTCAGCGCATTGCGCGGACTTGGGGAGAAGGTCGACAACCTTGCTGCCCGAACGGCAGCGATCGCCGTAACGGGGCAGGGCGACGGCACCTGGCTTGTCGGTTCCGGCAATACTCCTGTCGACGACGCCTGGCTCTGGCTCGACGCCCGCGCCGCCGCGACGGTTACACGTCTGGGTGCTTCGGCTGGCAATCGCGCCCGTTTCGAGGCGACCGGCACCGGTCTCAATACTTGCCAGCAGGGTGCACAGCTCGCCCATATGGATCGCTTCATGCCTGAGCTTCTCGATCGGGCAGAGACGGCACTCCATTGCAAGGACTGGCTCTATCTCAATCTCACCGGCATCCGCGCCACCGATCCGTCCGAGGCAAGCTTTACCTTCGGCAATTTCCGTAATCGCCAATATGATCCTGTTGTCATCGATGCGCTCGGCCTTGCCCGCCGGCGCTCGCTTCTGCCCGAGATCATCGACGGAACCGAGATCAGTCATCCTCTGACGGATGCTGCGGCCAAGGCCGCCGGCCTGCTTGCCGGAACACCGGTCTGCCTGGGTTATGTCGATATGGTCATGACGGCGCTTGGCGCTGGCGTGCGCACTGGCGGCGAGAACGCCGCCTGCTCGACGATCGGATCGACGGGCGTGCATATGCGCGCCAAGGCCGTGCCCGATGTCCAGCTTAACGAGGAGGGGACGGGATATGTCATTGCCTTGCCGATCCCCGGCATCGTCACGCAGGTCCAGACCAATATGGGTGCGACCATCAATATCGACTGGATTCTCAAGATTGCTGCGGATCTGATGTCTGCTGGCGGAAATCAGGTTTCTTATTCGGATCTCATCCCCCGCATCGATTCCTGGTTTGCCGACACGCGTGCGACGAACCTTCTCTATCATCCTTATATTTCAGAGGCCGGAGAGCGCGGTCCCTTCGTGAATGCACATGCGCGTGCCGGTTTTACCGGACTTTCGACACGGCATGGTTTTGCCGACATGCTGAGAGCCGTGGTCGAAGGGCTCGGCATGGCAACGCGGGATTGCTACGCGGCCATGGGCGACATGCCTTCAGAACTGCGTATCACCGGAGGAGCCGCTCGGTCGCGTGCACTGCGTGGTTCGCTGTCGGCCGCCGTCAAGGCACCGGTGCGGATTTCGGATCGCGAAGAGGCGGGGGCTGCCGGTGTCGCGATGATGGCGGCCGTCTCGATCGGCGCCTATCAGGACATGGACAGCTGCATTGCCGACTGGGTGACACCGTTGCTTGGTGACGCCGAGGCGCCGGATCCGGCAAATGTCGAGCGCTATGATCGCTTGTTCGATGCCTACAAGAACGTGCGTCAGGCGATCGCGCCGGCCTGGGACAAGCTGGCCCAGCATTAG
- a CDS encoding triose-phosphate isomerase, whose translation MTEKPRYWIGTSWKMNKTLAEARAFAEALYAADALRDPRIQRFIIPPFTAVREVKSILSESSVKVGAQNMHWADQGAWTGEISPLMLKDCNLDIVELGHSERREFFGETNETVGLKTEAAVRHGLIPLICIGETLADRESGRATEILSEQVIGALSKLSDEQKRAEILLAYEPVWAIGEKGIPAEPSYADARQAEIIAVARKVLGRKIPCLYGGSVNPQNCEELISCPHVDGLFIGRSAWNVEGYLDILAKCAAKL comes from the coding sequence ATGACAGAGAAGCCTCGCTATTGGATCGGCACGAGCTGGAAGATGAACAAGACGCTTGCCGAGGCGCGCGCCTTTGCTGAAGCGCTGTATGCCGCCGATGCCTTGCGCGATCCCCGCATCCAGCGCTTCATCATTCCGCCGTTCACCGCCGTGCGCGAGGTCAAGTCGATCCTGTCGGAAAGCTCAGTCAAGGTCGGCGCTCAGAACATGCATTGGGCCGATCAGGGCGCCTGGACGGGGGAAATCTCTCCGCTGATGCTGAAGGATTGCAATCTCGACATCGTCGAGCTCGGTCATTCGGAGCGTCGCGAGTTTTTTGGCGAGACCAATGAGACCGTCGGCCTGAAGACCGAAGCAGCCGTCCGTCACGGATTGATCCCGCTCATCTGCATCGGCGAGACATTGGCCGACCGCGAGAGCGGCCGCGCAACGGAAATCCTGAGCGAGCAGGTTATTGGAGCTCTATCGAAGCTCTCGGATGAGCAGAAGCGGGCTGAAATTCTGCTCGCCTATGAGCCGGTCTGGGCGATCGGCGAAAAGGGGATACCCGCCGAGCCTTCCTATGCCGATGCGCGCCAGGCCGAAATCATTGCGGTCGCGCGAAAGGTGCTCGGCCGAAAGATTCCATGCCTCTACGGCGGATCAGTCAATCCGCAAAATTGTGAAGAACTCATATCCTGCCCGCACGTAGACGGGCTCTTTATCGGCCGCTCGGCCTGGAACGTCGAAGGCTACCTCGACATTCTCGCCAAGTGCGCCGCCAAACTCTAG
- a CDS encoding DeoR/GlpR family DNA-binding transcription regulator, translating into MKREERQQSIINLLVEHKTVDLDDLADRFVVSKMTIHRDLDDLEQAGVLRKVRGGATIDAGTQFESDFRFRERQDHDEKLAMARSALDLVEPGMTVMINDGSMAAVLGEMLLQKRPLTLITNNAAIIDRMKSESGITLIALGGVYSAKFNAFLGVVTEEALSRLRADIAFLSTPAVSGKLAYHMDDNVVRTKRAMIASAAKSCLLVSHQRIGHTALHVMADLTDFDAVITDHVPDAAIAEQFRRDGIALTIASNQDMT; encoded by the coding sequence GTGAAACGCGAAGAGCGCCAGCAATCGATCATCAATCTGCTCGTCGAGCATAAGACCGTCGATCTCGACGATCTGGCCGACCGTTTCGTCGTGTCCAAGATGACGATCCACCGCGATCTCGACGATCTCGAGCAGGCTGGCGTGCTGCGCAAGGTTCGCGGTGGCGCGACCATCGATGCTGGCACCCAGTTCGAAAGCGACTTCCGTTTCCGCGAGCGCCAGGACCATGACGAAAAGCTCGCCATGGCACGCTCAGCGCTCGATCTGGTCGAGCCCGGCATGACCGTCATGATCAATGACGGATCCATGGCCGCCGTTCTCGGCGAGATGCTGCTGCAAAAGCGGCCCCTGACGCTGATCACCAACAATGCTGCAATCATAGACCGCATGAAGAGCGAAAGCGGCATCACGCTCATCGCGCTCGGCGGCGTCTATTCCGCCAAGTTCAATGCCTTTTTGGGCGTCGTCACCGAAGAGGCATTGTCGCGGCTGCGCGCTGATATCGCCTTCCTGTCGACGCCAGCCGTTTCCGGCAAGCTTGCCTATCACATGGATGATAATGTCGTGCGCACGAAGCGGGCAATGATTGCATCGGCCGCTAAAAGCTGCCTGCTCGTCAGCCATCAGCGCATCGGGCATACCGCCCTGCATGTGATGGCCGATCTTACCGATTTCGATGCCGTGATTACCGATCACGTGCCAGATGCCGCCATTGCCGAGCAATTTCGCCGCGACGGCATCGCCCTTACCATCGCCTCGAACCAGGATATGACATGA
- a CDS encoding TIM barrel protein: protein MPLTLSLNTNPLVNRFAEPADLIETVARDLRIRDLQLTHEFINPSWQAPIISRLTRDMRAALKRTGVRVTSGMTGPYGRLNHFGHPDNDVRRYYVDWFKTFADITADLGGHSVGTQFAIFTYKDYDDPVRREELIEIAIDCWGEVAEHARAAGLSYIFWEPMSIGREFGETIEACVSLQGRLTKAPFAIPMWMMADIDHGDVTSSNPDDYDPYAWARAVPKVSPIIHIKQSLMDKGGHRPFTAEFNAKGRIQPEPLLKAFAEGGARDNEICLELSFKEREPNDRQVISQIAESIAFWAPHIDTGASDLHI from the coding sequence ATGCCCTTGACGCTTTCACTCAACACCAACCCGCTGGTGAACCGCTTTGCCGAGCCGGCCGATCTGATCGAGACGGTTGCGCGCGATCTGCGCATCCGCGACCTGCAGCTCACGCATGAATTCATCAATCCGAGCTGGCAGGCGCCGATTATCAGCCGGCTGACGCGCGACATGCGAGCGGCCCTGAAGCGGACCGGCGTCCGCGTAACCTCGGGGATGACCGGTCCCTACGGCCGTCTCAACCATTTCGGCCACCCGGACAATGATGTCCGCCGCTATTATGTCGACTGGTTCAAGACCTTTGCCGATATCACCGCCGATCTCGGTGGTCATTCCGTCGGCACGCAGTTCGCGATCTTCACCTACAAGGACTATGACGATCCGGTCCGACGCGAGGAGCTGATTGAGATCGCCATCGACTGCTGGGGCGAGGTGGCCGAGCATGCCCGCGCCGCCGGCCTCTCTTATATTTTCTGGGAGCCGATGAGCATCGGCCGCGAATTCGGCGAGACCATCGAGGCTTGCGTTTCGCTGCAGGGCAGATTGACGAAGGCCCCTTTCGCCATCCCCATGTGGATGATGGCCGATATCGATCATGGCGATGTCACCTCGTCCAATCCCGATGATTATGATCCTTATGCCTGGGCGCGTGCGGTCCCCAAGGTCTCGCCGATCATCCATATCAAGCAGAGCCTGATGGATAAGGGTGGGCATCGCCCCTTCACTGCGGAATTCAATGCCAAGGGCCGTATCCAGCCGGAGCCGCTGCTGAAGGCTTTTGCCGAAGGCGGCGCCAGGGATAACGAAATCTGCCTGGAACTCTCCTTCAAGGAGCGCGAGCCCAACGATCGCCAGGTCATCTCGCAGATTGCCGAAAGTATCGCCTTCTGGGCGCCTCATATCGACACGGGCGCCAGCGACTTGCATATCTAG
- a CDS encoding ABC transporter permease — protein MSVTNITDKKPIANGQRRNFSLVRLILEGRAFFALIVIIAVFSFLSPYYFSLSNFLTMASHVAIFGILAIGMLLVILNGGIDLSVGSTLGLAGCIAGFLMQGVTLSSFGVILYPPVWAVVVLTCVLGGVVGAVNGVLVAYLRVPAFVASLGVLYVARGIALLMTNGLTYNNLGGRPELGNTGFNWLGFNRLVGVPIGVIVLAVLAIVCGLVLSRTAFGRWLYASGGNERAADLSGVPVKQVKIAVYVLSGICAAIAGLVLSSQLTSAGPNAGTSYELTAIAAVVIGGAALTGGRGTVRGTMLGAFVIGFLADGLVIIGVSAYWQTVFTGAVIVLAVLMNSIQYGRRTKSG, from the coding sequence ATGTCAGTCACGAACATCACAGATAAAAAGCCAATCGCGAACGGACAGCGGCGAAACTTCAGTCTCGTGCGGCTGATCCTCGAAGGACGCGCCTTCTTCGCGCTGATCGTCATCATCGCGGTCTTCTCCTTCCTGTCGCCCTATTACTTTTCGCTCAGCAACTTCCTGACAATGGCCTCGCATGTCGCCATCTTCGGTATCCTTGCCATCGGCATGCTGCTGGTCATCTTGAATGGCGGTATCGACCTCTCGGTCGGCTCGACGCTCGGTCTTGCCGGCTGCATTGCCGGTTTCCTGATGCAGGGCGTCACGCTGTCGAGCTTTGGCGTCATCCTCTATCCGCCGGTCTGGGCCGTCGTGGTGCTGACCTGTGTCCTCGGTGGCGTCGTTGGTGCGGTCAACGGCGTGCTCGTCGCCTACCTGCGCGTTCCGGCCTTCGTTGCCTCGCTCGGCGTTCTCTATGTTGCCCGCGGTATCGCCTTGCTGATGACCAACGGCCTCACCTACAACAATCTCGGTGGCCGCCCGGAACTCGGCAATACCGGCTTCAACTGGTTGGGCTTCAATCGCCTTGTCGGCGTCCCGATCGGCGTCATCGTCCTTGCTGTGCTTGCGATCGTCTGCGGCCTCGTACTCAGCCGCACCGCCTTTGGCCGCTGGCTCTATGCCTCAGGCGGCAACGAGCGCGCCGCCGATCTTTCCGGCGTTCCGGTCAAGCAGGTCAAAATCGCTGTCTATGTCCTGTCGGGGATTTGCGCGGCCATTGCCGGCCTCGTCCTGTCCTCGCAGCTGACCTCGGCCGGTCCAAACGCCGGCACCAGCTATGAGCTGACGGCGATCGCCGCTGTTGTCATCGGCGGTGCCGCATTGACGGGTGGCCGCGGTACGGTGCGCGGCACCATGCTTGGCGCCTTCGTCATCGGCTTCCTCGCGGACGGCCTCGTCATCATCGGTGTCTCGGCCTACTGGCAGACGGTCTTTACCGGCGCGGTCATCGTGCTCGCCGTGCTCATGAACAGCATCCAGTACGGACGTCGGACCAAATCCGGCTGA
- a CDS encoding RpiB/LacA/LacB family sugar-phosphate isomerase: MKLAIAGDSAGEGLAKVLADHLKDRFEVSEVSRTDEGPDAFYANLADRVASGVVDGTYDKAILVCGTGIGVCISANKVPGIRAALTHDTYSAERAALSNNAQIITMGARVIGTELAKTIADAFLAQTFDENGRSAGNVKAMNEVDAKYNAR; the protein is encoded by the coding sequence ATGAAGCTTGCTATTGCTGGAGATAGCGCCGGCGAAGGCCTCGCCAAGGTTCTCGCCGATCATCTGAAGGACCGTTTCGAGGTGAGCGAAGTGTCGCGCACTGATGAAGGCCCGGATGCATTTTATGCCAATCTCGCCGACCGCGTCGCCTCCGGCGTCGTCGATGGCACCTATGACAAAGCGATCCTCGTCTGTGGTACGGGCATCGGTGTCTGCATCTCGGCCAACAAGGTGCCGGGTATTCGCGCCGCACTCACCCATGATACCTATTCGGCAGAGCGCGCAGCGCTCTCGAACAACGCCCAGATCATCACCATGGGCGCCCGCGTCATCGGCACCGAACTCGCCAAGACAATCGCCGACGCCTTCCTGGCGCAGACCTTTGACGAGAACGGCCGTTCGGCCGGCAACGTCAAGGCCATGAACGAGGTCGATGCGAAGTACAACGCCCGTTAA